GGGGTTCAATGAGACTCAAAGCGAGAATAAGGCAAGTGTGTTACGGAAGCCTCTGGCTCCCTGGGTGGTGGTAGAATGTACacagatcaagaaggaaataaaacaattgaGGTTTGTCCAGGCTTTCCATCATTCTAATAAATACACATGCACGGATGAGCTGATGTCACATGCATTGTGTAATTTGGGAGATTCTGCATATGTTTAAtactcttattttatatttaaaactgcCAGTGCACCATATAAAGATGAACGTAAAATTCGTgccaataatttaaatttttattttttctttacttagacCAACAGTAAACAGCAAGTGAAAAAATACCACGACAgccttagagagagaaagctcagaagaaaaggaaaagctgcCTGTGTCGACCATTTCTCCTGCCTGCTGTGCGAGGGCCCTGCGTTTTCATCCTCATGAGGCCCTGGACGGTGTGTGCCCTCCCTGCTCCCAGCAGGCCTACGCGTCCCCACCCTCGCGGCCactgggttagggttagggttagggttagggtctCCTCCGACTGGCCAGGGACCTGGAGGCAGGGGAGGGTTATCCAAACGGAGGCCGGTTCTGCTCGCGCAGAGGGAGGGGAAGGCGTGAGGGCTGATGACAGCCGCCTGGTCTGCTTGCCTGGCCTCTGGCCTCCGCAGGCCCTGCAGGTGATTCTGTTGGGAGCTTTTCCCGCTGCAACGAGCAGAGAAAGAGCTCAGGGCGGGGAGCACCTCCTGACCACGTTAGAGGAAggatttccttttgtttgttcatttgttttagaaTCTCTTTGGGACTAAAGTTCTGTTGCACGTAACTCTGGAGGTTAGGGAAACCCAGCAAGTGGGTTTTTCTCACTTGTTCCCTATGTTTACACTGAGGCGGTAACACGAGAGTAACAGGCCTGTTGGAGACGGGGTGGGCCGGCTTTTCCTCAGGGGCGCACAGCCGCATCTCGGAGCATTCACTGTGTGTTCCTGTGTCGGGTCAGCTTTTGTGGCTGTGACTGGCTCTATTAAAATAATGGTCAAACGTTTTAACCAACGTCAGTGCACCACGCTACTCTCTCCAGGTGCACACCCATTTTCAGAAGCTTCGATTTCCCTCTTGCCCTCCCTCACAATTATTAACCTTTTCTCTCCTATCGCTCCTCTTTGCTATTAGTTAAGAAAATCTCTAcaaaaacagtaaaaacaaaCTGCAAACATAATTTAAGGCTTGATAACAGTCTGACTTTCTTCCCGTACATAAATAAGCCGAGACCCAGGACAGGGCACAATTCAAACAAGGTCATGCGGCACAGCGGGAGCAGATTTCAGGTAAGATTCAGGTCTCTCAGGGCACTTTCCGGCTAGAGGTCCATCGACCAAGTGCCATTAACACGGCCCCTTCTCCAAGCTCTGTCTCCTCCCGGCCTCAGTGCTGGGCCTCCTGGCGCCTGCTCGGTGAATGTCAGTGAGGGCGTCGGGAGTCAGCTGGGGTGACAGGAATCGGTTGGGGCGACGGGAGTCGGCTGGGGTGACGGGAGTCGGTTGGGGTGACGGGAATCGGTTGGGGCGTCGGGAGCCGGCTGGGGTGACAGGAGTCGGTTGGGGCGACGGGAATCGGTTGGGGCGTCGGGAGCCGGCTGGGGTGACGGGAGTCGGCTGGGGTGACGGGAATCGGTTGGGGTGATGGGAGTCGGCTGGGGTGACGGGAGTTGGCTGGGGTGACGGGAGTCGGTTGGGGCGACGGGAATCGGTTGGGGCGTCGGGAGCCGGCTGGGGTGACGGGAGTCGGCTGGGGTGACGGGAGTCGGCTGGGGTGACAGGAATCGGCTGGGGTGATGGGAGTTGGCTGGGGTGATGGGAGTCGGCTGGGGTGACGGGAATCGGTTGGGGTGATGGGAGTCAGCTGGGGTGACGGGAGTTGGCTGGGGTGACGGGAATCGGTTGGGGTGACGGGAATCGGTTGGGGCGACGGGAGTCGGCTGGGGTGACGGGAATCGGTTGGGGCGACGGGAGTCAGCTGGGGTGACGGGAATCGGCTGGGGTGACGGGAATCGGTTGGGGTGATGGGAGTCGGTTGGGGCGGGGTGTTGGCTTCTGCTCTCCGCCCAGCTGGGCCCACGACCTCCTGTCCCACTGCAGCAAGAGCGAAAGAGcggagggaaaaggaaggaagagagtagGAATCTGAGCAGAGGGTGGAGGTGAGAGCTGGCCAGGCTCAGGGAGGGAAGGGCGGGCGGGAGGAGGGATGTTTCTGCCGCATCCACTGTCCTCAGTCACCCCCGAGCCCAGGGCTGGCACCATGGGGCCTCCCAGGCCGACCCACCACCAGGCCCAGCCCTGCCGCCCAGCTGCCCTGGGAAAGGGAACCCACGGCGCACCTGAGCTGTCTTCCTGCCGGGCTGTCTCTGCCCTCGTGAGCGCCGCGCTGCTTAGGGGCTGCAAGAGGTAGCCGTGGGCCAGAGGACTGTGTCCGTCCCCTCCTTTCCCGGGGAGCAGGAGGCCGTCGTGACCAGGGCCCCGTGCGGGTACTAAGACAGCGTCCGTGGGCCAGCCAAGGGAGAGGGACCAGCTGCCCTGCTGCAGGGGCGGCAAAGCCCAGCAAGGGAAGCATATTTGAGAAGACTGAAAGGTAAGGGGTTGGATACAGTCCCCACTAGAAGGAAACAACTTACACCGAGACCCCCAACCGGGAAAGCCCTGGCGTGTGTGAAACACAGTCATGGATCTGCTTAGTCGAAGCCCAGGGGACGACAGGAGACCGGGCCAGGAGGGCGCGAGCCACTGACAGGCACCTGAAAGCCACAGGGAGGGTTTGGCCTTCACCTGGCTGAGAACCAAGTTGAAAACTAAGCCCACaaggagagaatccaatcagtcgAAGGGTTTTAAGGAGGGTTTTAAGGAGGGAGAGATTCCCTCCTGTGCCTTCAGCCGGCGAGCCCCTCCTGTGGGCTCGTCCAGACCCTTTCTCAGAGCTGCCGGCTTCCCGGCTGCCCCGCGGGCGCTGGACACTTCCATCCCACGGTAGTGGGGACACCTTCCATGTCTCCTGTTCACAGAGCTCTCCTGTCGGCTCTCTCCCTGGAGAACTCTGACGAGCAGACAGTTTTCACAGTTGACGGAATTCACAGAACTTCACTGGCTGGGTCAGTGGGGCATGGGAAAGGACATCCCACTGGAAGGCTGGGTGCCgtcaacagaaatagaaaaatctggcAGAAGCTCAGGAATGCACGAGGTGGCAAGGAGAGGGCTTAGTTTGAAATGTACGAAATGCTAGCAGAGTATCTGGCTAAAACGTCTAgcagggggtgggccatggtggctcagcaggcagagttctcgcctgccgtgctggaaacccaggctcgattcctggtgcctgcccatgcaaacaaataataaaatgtctgGCAGGTAGTGGAAATATGGAAAGTAAATGGGTTGCAGCTGAATATACAGACATAGGGGTCCTCTTCACACCAGCAGGAGGAGGTGAAATCACCAAGTTGTAATGGCCGGGCACGGCTGGGCCCCCACCGCAGGGCAGGAGGTCCATAAGGACACGCCTTACCTGGTCCTGCACTCACAGGCCCCACAGGGCAGGCGGGCACCCCCTTCCCAGGTCCCCAGGTGGACAGAGCTGAGGGTTAGGGTTTAAGTGAAACGGCCAGGACTTGCAGCAAGGCCCCGGAGCACGCGGTTTACCTCCCGGAGCCTCCGTTCCTGTAACTGCAACAGGAACACCTCCCAGAGGTGCTGGGAGGGGGAAAGTGTGATTCTGCATGTAGTAAAACCACTCATCCTCATTAAGTGCTTCGTTTTTTGAACCATAAAAATATACTCCTAGCGAAAAGTTAAATgaacttttaaagttcttttaagaaataaaatgacgcTTTCCTGGAAAGCGTGTGCCTTTCGCTCTCACACATCTAGACCTGAGGGCAGCCGAGCTCGAGCCCTGGCTCCCCACCCGACCCCGCGGATTCCTCAGACACCAGGAGCAAAGCTGAACACGCTCCCTCCAGACAGCTCGCCACACACCGGCAGGCTGGCCCAGTCACGCCTGCGGCCGGGCACGCAGCCCCCAATCATGTAACGGGGCCATCAGGATTTAGGGGCGATCTGCGACCGCTGAACCTACACAGATGCTCCTTTCTGCTGTCGGGTGTCCTGGAGtcgagggaaattcctgaaatctctaaccTGTCACTCAGCTGCCTGGTTCTCTGACCTCTCTTCTGCaactgtgattgtaaaaacctgtgactgacCTTCCCTTGTACCCAGTTACTGGTTTTCCACTTGAGAGTCTTGTGACCACTGAAGACAGGccctaatgtttactaatgaagggt
This is a stretch of genomic DNA from Tamandua tetradactyla isolate mTamTet1 chromosome 4, mTamTet1.pri, whole genome shotgun sequence. It encodes these proteins:
- the LOC143679696 gene encoding uncharacterized protein LOC143679696 isoform X1, which codes for MTVFHTRQGFPGWGSRCKLFPSSGDCIQPLTFQSSQICFPCWALPPLQQGSWSLSLGWPTDAVLVPARGPGHDGLLLPGKGGDGHSPLAHGYLLQPLSSAALTRAETARQEDSSVGQEVVGPAGRRAEANTPPQPTPITPTDSRHPSRFPSPQLTPVAPTDSRHPSRLPSPQPIPVTPTDSRHPSQLPSPQLTPITPTDSRHPSRLPSPQPTPITPADSCHPSRLPSPQPTPVTPAGSRRPNRFPSPQPTPVTPANSRHPSRLPSPQPIPVTPADSRHPSRLPTPQPIPVAPTDSCHPSRLPTPQPIPVTPTDSRHPSRLPSPQPIPVTPADSRRPH
- the LOC143679696 gene encoding uncharacterized protein LOC143679696 isoform X2; translation: MTVFHTRQGFPGWGSRSGQLVPLPWLAHGRCLSTRTGPWSRRPPAPRERRGRTQSSGPRLPLAAPKQRGAHEGRDSPAGRQLSGTGGRGPSWAESRSQHPAPTDSHHPNRFPSPQPIPVTPADSRRPNRFPSPQPTPVAPTDSRHPNRFPSPQPTPVTPADSHHPNRFPSPQPTPITPANSHHPSRFLSPQPTPVTPADSRHPSRLPTPQPIPVAPTDSRHPSQLPSPQPTPITPTDSRHPSRLPSPQPAPDAPTDSRRPNRLLSPQPAPDAPTDSRHPNRLPSPQPTPVAPTDSCHPS